In a genomic window of Helianthus annuus cultivar XRQ/B chromosome 10, HanXRQr2.0-SUNRISE, whole genome shotgun sequence:
- the LOC110883765 gene encoding transcription factor bHLH93, translated as MEFHQHHGHGLFEEMYDPNIGFGINDLDAQFDQNALLATPTTFVESSPLSITSQTSSSFEDFSLPFSFDPQTLNCTSYGQHFINPFVDNELLSASTLHHMSPTNIKLESSPLYDQDYYSMFSMLDDAQNCHFVHDMSNLEMPYPQGAMGTDPEPEKPTRFNMGKNGKVEGQPSKNLMAERRRRKRLNDRLSMLRSVVPKISKMDRTSILADTIDYMKELIQKIKHMQQQMDMDMNVNVDTSPKEIFIRNSPKFDVERRDTDTRVQVCCSGKPELLISTMSTLEALGLQIHQCVISCFNDFTMHASCSEEMEQRLMLNTDDIKQALFRNAGYGGRCL; from the exons ATGGAGTTCCACCAACACCATGGCCATGGACTCTTTGAAGAAATGTATGATCCAAACATTGGTTTTGGAATCAATGATCTTGATGCTCAatttgaccaaaatgcccttcttgCAACCCCTACCACTTTTGTTGAAAGCTCACCCCTTTCCATCACCTCTCAAACCTCTTCTTCTTTTGAAGACTTTTCCTTACCATTTTCCTTTGACCCACAAACCCTAAATTGTACTTCATATGGTCAACATTTCATTAACCCTTTTGTTGACAATGAGTTATTATCTGCCTCTACTCTTCACCACATGTCTCCTACTAACATCAAGCTTGAATCTTCACCATTGTATGATCAAGATTACTATTCTATGTTTTCAATGTTGGATGATGCACAAAACTGCCATTTTGTGCATGATATGAGTAACCTGGAAATGCCCTACCCGCAAGGGGCTATGGGTACGGATCCAGAACCCGAGAAACCAACCAGGTTTAACATGGGCAAGAATGGTAAAGTTGAAGGGCAACCTTCAAAAAATCTAATGGCTGAGAGAAGGAGGAGAAAGAGGTTGAACGATAGACTATCCATGCTTCGATCGGTTGTACCCAAGATCAGCAAG ATGGACAGAACCTCAATACTCGCCGACACAATAGACTACATGAAGGAGTTGATTCAGAAGATTAAACATATGCAACAACAAATGGATATGGATATGAATGTGAATGTGGATACTTCCCCCAAAGAAATATTCATCAGAAATTCACCAAAG TTTGACGTAGAGAGGCGAGACACAGATACACGTGTGCAAGTATGCTGCAGTGGTAAACCAGAACTATTGATATCCACAATGTCAACACTCGAAGCATTGGGCCTCCAGATTCACCAATGCGTCATAAGCTGCTTCAATGATTTCACCATGCATGCTTCTTGCTCAGAg GAAATGGAGCAAAGACTGATGTTAAACACGGATGATATTAAGCAAGCGTTATTTAGGAACGCAGGATATGGTGGAAGGTGTCTGTGA